In Oceanispirochaeta sp., one genomic interval encodes:
- a CDS encoding cation:proton antiporter produces MSLNLLIVLTLMGGWTFSRFFKKVGLPNVLGMIVWGIILGIFSRGNTPGSLEELSPFLKSFALIVILLRAGLGISTRTLARVGKTALLMSFLPCLFEGAALMVLLHLFMDFSWITAGVCSFILAAVSPAVVVPSMLNLQESGLGQDKEIPTIVLAGASLDDVFAITLFSIFLGLSTGQDVNISKALLNIPLSILGGVLPGIFVGFLLARYFRKYHKRVRATEKILLLLGVAILLVDIGEQIHTAALLGVMTCGFILLERVEHVAHELAEKLKKIWIFAEIILFVLIGLSVDLKVAWGAGLIGLLIISGGLVFRSLGVWLATTGSGLNRKERLFCVIAYLPKATVQAAMGSVPLAAGLAEGELILALAVLAILFTAPLGLIGIRTLGPVLLSPPKLAAVVSEDLLGEDD; encoded by the coding sequence ATGAGCCTGAATCTTCTTATTGTACTGACCCTGATGGGGGGGTGGACCTTCTCCCGCTTCTTCAAGAAGGTGGGTCTCCCCAATGTTCTGGGCATGATTGTCTGGGGTATTATCCTCGGTATTTTTTCAAGAGGGAATACGCCCGGATCTCTGGAAGAACTGAGCCCCTTTCTGAAGTCTTTTGCTCTGATTGTCATTCTCCTCAGAGCCGGTCTGGGCATCAGTACCCGGACTCTGGCTCGTGTGGGGAAAACAGCCCTTCTCATGTCTTTTCTTCCCTGCCTTTTTGAAGGGGCCGCCCTCATGGTCCTCCTTCATCTGTTCATGGATTTCTCATGGATCACTGCAGGTGTATGCAGCTTTATACTGGCTGCGGTCTCTCCTGCGGTGGTTGTGCCTTCCATGCTGAACCTGCAGGAAAGCGGTCTGGGACAGGACAAGGAGATTCCCACCATCGTGCTGGCGGGTGCTTCTCTGGATGATGTCTTTGCCATCACTCTCTTTTCGATCTTTCTGGGACTGTCCACGGGACAGGATGTCAATATTTCCAAAGCCCTTCTGAATATCCCTCTCTCCATCCTGGGCGGCGTCCTCCCGGGGATTTTTGTGGGATTTTTACTAGCCAGGTACTTCCGGAAGTATCATAAGCGGGTCCGGGCGACAGAGAAGATTCTCCTGCTGCTGGGGGTGGCAATTCTTCTGGTGGATATAGGGGAACAGATTCATACCGCCGCCCTCCTGGGGGTAATGACATGCGGATTTATCCTGCTGGAAAGGGTGGAGCATGTGGCCCATGAGCTGGCGGAAAAACTGAAGAAAATCTGGATCTTTGCAGAGATTATCCTCTTTGTTCTCATCGGCTTATCGGTGGATCTCAAGGTAGCCTGGGGAGCCGGTCTGATAGGACTTCTTATCATAAGCGGCGGCCTGGTTTTTCGTTCTCTCGGCGTTTGGCTGGCGACGACCGGCAGCGGTTTAAACCGGAAAGAAAGGCTTTTTTGTGTGATTGCCTATCTGCCTAAGGCGACGGTTCAGGCGGCCATGGGTTCTGTCCCTCTGGCAGCAGGCCTGGCCGAGGGAGAATTGATCCTGGCTCTGGCTGTTCTGGCTATCCTGTTTACGGCTCCCCTGGGCCTGATCGGTATCAGAACTCTGGGGCCGGTGCTTTTAAGCCCCCCCAAATTGGCCGCCGTGGTTTCTGAGGACCTTCTTGGCGAGGATGATTAG